Proteins from one Mercurialis annua linkage group LG7, ddMerAnnu1.2, whole genome shotgun sequence genomic window:
- the LOC126656268 gene encoding nicotinate phosphoribosyltransferase 1-like: MDVKANGPNGQLPGRVPPPSNKMVTPLLTDLYQFTMAYAYWKAGKHDERAVFDLYFRKNPFGGEYTVFAGLDECIRFLANFKLTDDEISFLRQTMPSCEDEFFDFLRGLDCSEVELYAIAEGMVVFPKVPLIRIEGPLAVVQLLETPFLNLVNFASLVATNAARHRFVAGKSKLLMEFGLRRAQGPDGGLSASKYSYLGGFDATSNVAAGKLFGIPLRGTHSHAFVSSYMSLDEIVDKSLQSSDGSSSCEDFVGLVQTWLSKIQRSNSLRGVFGETNQSELAAFTSYALAFPNQFLALVDTYDVVRSGIPNFCAVALALNDLGYKAVGIRLDSGDLAYLSCEVRKFFRAIEKDFGVLDFGKTSISASNDLNEETLDALNKQGHEMDAFGIGTYLVTCYVQAALGCVFKLVEINNQPRIKLSEDVTKVSIPCKKRSYRLYGKEGLPLVDIMTGENEPPPKVGERILCRHPFNESKRAYVVPQKVDELMKCYWPGKSGKEREELPPLKDIRERCINQLEKMRPDHMRRLNPTPYKVSVSAKLYDFIHFLWLNEAPVGELQ; encoded by the exons ATGGATGTTAAAGCCAACGGCCCGAACGGTCAGCTACCGGGTCGGGTTCCTCCTCCCTCAAACAAGATGGTAACGCCGCTGTTAACGGATCTCTATCAGTTCACCATGGCTTATGCTTACTGGAAAGCCGGCAAACACGACGAACGCGCCgt GTTTGATTTGTATTTTAGGAAGAATCCGTTCGGCGGAGAGTATACAGTGTTTGCTGGATTAGATGAATGCATAAGGTTTCTTGCTAATTTCAAATTGACTGACGATGAAATTTCATTTCTACGCCAAACTATGCCTTCTTGTGAg GATGAGTTCTTCGATTTTCTTAGAGGACTTGATTGCTCTGAAGTTGAATTGTATGCTATTGCAGAGGGGATGGTCGTCTTCCCAAAAGTTCCTTTGATAAGAATTGAAGGGCCACTAGCT GTGGTTCAATTGCTGGAAACTCCATTTCTGAATCTTGTTAATTTTGCATCATTAGTAGCTACAAATGCAGCAAGGCATAGATTTGTTGCTGGAAAATCAAAATTACTAATGGAATTTGGACTCCGGCGGGCTCAG GGACCTGACGGTGGACTAAGTGCGTCAAAGTACAGCTATCTTGGAGGATTTGACGCAACAAG CAATGTTGCAGCTGGGAAGTTATTTGGGATCCCTCTTCGTGGAACACATTCCCATGCTTTTGTTAGTTCATACATG AGCCTTGATGAGATAGTAGACAAATCACTCCAGAGCTCTGACGGCTCAAGTAGCTGTGAGGATTTTGTTGGTTTGGTTCAGACATGGTTGAGCAAAATCCAG CGGTCAAATTCATTGCGTGGTGTTTTTGGTGAGACCAATCAAAGTGAGCTAGCAGCCTTCACATCATATGCTCTGGCATTCCCCAATCAATTTCTAGCTCTTGTAGACACATATGAT GTCGTGAGAAGTGGAATTCCCAACTTTTGTGCTGTTGCTCTGGCCCTCAATGATCTGGG CTACAAAGCAGTAGGCATTAGGCTGGACTCTGGTGATCTAGCATATTTGTCGTGTGAGGTCCGGAAGTTCTTTCGTGCCATTGAGAAGGACTTTGGAGTGCTTGATTTTGGAAAGACCAGCATTAGTGCTAGCAATGATCTGAACGAGGAGACATTAGATGCTTTAAACAAGCAG GGTCATGAAATGGATGCATTTGGAATAGGCACGTACCTTGTCACTTGCTATGTTCAAGCTGCTTTGGGCTGTGTCTTCAAGCTTGTTGAGATCAACAATCAGCCCCGCATCAAACTTTCTGAAGATGTTACTAAG GTCTCTATACCATGTAAAAAGCGGAGTTATAGACTATATGGCAAAGAAGGATTACCCCTGGTGGACATTATGACCGGGGAAAACGAACCACCTCCCAAG GTGGGAGAACGGATACTCTGTCGCCATCCATTTAATGAATCAAAAAGAGCATATGTGGTTCCACAGAAAGTTGACGAGCTGATGAAGTGTTATTGGCCAGGGAAATCAG GTAAAGAAAGAGAAGAATTGCCTCCGCTTAAGGATATCAGAGAGCGTTGTATAAATCAGCTTGAGAAAATGCGGCCAGATCATATGAGAAGGCTAAACCCAACGCCCTACAAA GTGAGTGTAAGTGCAAAACTATACGACTTCATTCATTTTCTATGGCTCAACGAGGCACCTGTTGGGGAGTTGCAATAA
- the LOC126656659 gene encoding protein FAR1-RELATED SEQUENCE 5-like yields the protein MVRLPRNAPAHLLLARNSWVNWVIRRLQFKNKFCLSTATSIIMLSDEVTCSENGEDIFNDGNVPNVIEIDKNYETLKDDTLLGQIVSNETEAYELYCDYGFCKGFNIRKGKQAYYAGTKKIRTKEYYCSKHGYKNDEVSGEVSFNRLDGRTGCKAMIRFVVDEQEQWKVICFVDEHNHSFATPEERHLLRSVRTVTGSKGKVLKSMMNVGIRAIDAFSYMAEESGGPENLGFTKKDCYNFVNAERLKLIEVGDSQSLVNLFKTRSHEEGGMYYWDVQLDTNGRMTYFFWRDGRSKIDYDCFGDVVIFDTTYRTNRYNLICAPFVGVNHHWQNIMFGCAFLSDETTKSFEWLFSTFLESMGGQQPKTIITDQDKAMGNAIASIFPDSRHRLCMWHICKNATSYLGSLNSNKVFQNLFHKYMHECDSEVEFEEVWAKMVSDYTNGEHSWLNNLYKIRKKWSTALNKDVFDGGIKASQRSESTNNVLNRMTKKTTSLTEFVVEFQKLVIRWRKNEAVEDYNCHQKIPTCVVKHSKLLKHAAEVYTHKIYKLFEKEYLDGCGSSNFEKFTCGGDLFRFDLMMQGRESKIIQVQLDVSTMEVQCSCNKFNTLGILCAHALVVLNLKNVSKIPDRYILTRWSKDAKKRIHTFNQNVTSLGVSSEPNSSYRSRTMQYAYDLIIMSQGHQEGRQIFWQHLDNAYNALREFSKNSSTCEGGSGRNDNDTINKDVMEENNDYILDPPQIKPKGVSNSRLKGHLENTQRRKSNGKRKETAKRQKQQLSSQITSQTPAHISNSSGVFANSGLECRPSFHPIYTSSAPFQISTSTSYCNIDFSNVPFTAMLQDFDMMKDQHEGSNNSRHQP from the exons ATGGTCCGCTTGCCCCGAAATGCCCCGGCTCATCTCTTATTAGCGAGAAATTCTTGGGTGAACTGG GTAATTAGAAGATTACAATTCAAGAACAAATTTTGTCTCAGCACTGCAACTTCAATTATTATGCTCAG TGATGAAGTTACATGTTCAGAAAATGGTGAAGATATTTTTAATGATGGGAATGTTCCTAATGTGATagaaatcgataaaaattatgaaactctAAAAGATGATACATTATTGGGTCAAATTGTGAGCAACGAAACAGAGGCCTACGAGTTGTATTGTGATTATGGGTTTTGTAAAGGATTTAACATTAGAAAGGGAAAACAAGCATATTATGCGGGcactaaaaaaattagaacaaaAGAGTATTATTGTTCAAAGCATGGATACAAGAATGATGAGGTATCAGGTGAGGTATCTTTCAATAGGTTAGATGGTAGAACGGGATGCAAAGCGATGATTCGTTTTGTTGTTGATGAACAAGAACAATGGAAGGTAATATGTTTTGTTGATGAACATAATCATTCTTTTGCAACACCAGAAGAAAGACATTTACTCCGAAGTGTGCGAACAGTTACTGGTTCAAAAGGCAAGGTTCTTAAGTCTATGATGAATGTGGGAATTAGAGCAATTGATGCATTCTCGTATATGGCTGAAGAAAGTGGTGGTCCTGAAAATTTAGGATTCACAAAGAAAGATTGTTATAATTTTGTTAATGCGGAAAGATTGAAGTTAATAGAGGTTGGAGATTCTCAGAGTTTGGTTAATCTTTTTAAGACTAGAAGTCATGAAGAAGGAGGTATGTATTACTGGGATGTGCAACTTGATACTAATGGAAGGATGACTTATTTCTTTTGGAGGGATGGCAGATCAAAAATTGACTATGATTGCTTTGGAGATGTGGTTATTTTTGATACTACTTATCGCACGAATAGATATAATCTAATATGTGCACCATTTGTGGGGGTAAATCATCATTGGCAAAATATCATGTTTGGATGTGCATTTCTTTCAGATGAAACTACCAAGTCCTTTGAATGGCTCTTTAGTACGTTTTTAGAGTCAATGGGAGGCCAACAACCAAAAACTATAATCACTGATCAAGATAAAGCGATGGGAAATGCAATTGCATCTATTTTTCCCGACTCGCGTCATCGTTTATGTATGTGGCACATTTGTAAGAATGCAACCTCATATTTAGGCAGTTTGAATTCTAACAAAGTGTTtcaaaatttgtttcataaatatATGCATGAGTGTGATTCAGAAGTAGAATTTGAAGAAGTTTGGGCTAAAATGGTTTCAGATTATACTAATGGTGAGCACAGCTGGCTCAATAATTTGTATAAAATTCGGAAAAAGTGGTCCACAGCTCTTAACAAGGATGTATTTGATGGTGGAATTAAGGCTTCTCAAAGGAGTGAGAGTACCAATAATGTGTTGAATAGAATGACTAAGAAAACTACTTCTCTCACAGAGTTCGTGGTTGAATTTCAAAAGTTGGTTATAAGGTGGCGTAAAAATGAAGCTGTGGAGGATTACAACTGccatcaaaaaataccaacttGTGTGGTCAAGCATAGTAAGCTTTTGAAGCACGCTGCTGAAGTTTACACTCATAAGATATATAAACTATTTGAGAAGGAATATCTAGATGGATGTGGTTCctctaattttgaaaaatttactTGTGGTGGGGATTTATTTAGATTTGACTTAATGATGCAAGGAAGAGAATCAAAGATAATACAAGTTCAACTTGATGTCTCAACAATGGAGGTTCAATGTTCTTGTAATAAATTTAACACTCTTGGAATCTTATGTGCTCATGCATTGGTGGTtctcaatttaaaaaatgtatctaaaATTCCGGATCGATATATTTTGACAAGATGGTCCAAAGATGCAAAAAAGAGAATTCATACATTTAATCAAAATGTCACTTCATTGGGAGTTTCCAGTGAGCCTAATAGTTCTTACCGTAGTCGAACCATGCAATATGCGTATGATCTCATAATAATGAGTCAAGGACATCAAGAGGGGAGACAAATTTTTTGGCAACATTTGGATAATGCATATAATGCACTTAGGGAATTTTCGAAGAATTCAAGTACATGTGAGGGTGGAAGCGGACGGAACGATAATGACACAATTAATAAGGATGTTATGGAGGAAAATAATGATTATATTTTGGATCCTCCTCAAATTAAGCCTAAAGGAGTTTCTAATTCTAGGCTCAAAGGGCATCTAGAAAATACACAAAGAAGAAAATcaaatggaaaaagaaaagagactGCAAAAA GACAAAAACAACAACTATCTAGTCAAATTACAAGCCAAACTCCTGCACACATTTCAAATTCTTCTGGAGTATTT GCCAATTCGGGTCTAGAATGCAGACCATCGTTTCATCCGATATATACCTCTTCGGCACCATTTCAG aTTTCAACGTCAACGTCCTACTGTAATATTGATTTTTCAAATGTACCATTTACCGCTATGTTGCAAGATTTTGATATGATGAAAGATCAACATGAG GGTTCAAACAATTCAAGACATCAGCCATAA